Proteins encoded together in one Candidatus Paceibacterota bacterium window:
- a CDS encoding TIGR00725 family protein, whose amino-acid sequence MKKLISVIGHDKYAKRIHLKIAERVGKEIALRGGIVLCGGKNRGVANAVAKGAKQNGGLSIGISPDSDLTNVSKYIDIPILTGVGFARNQIIAFSADAIISIGGGVGTFCEMAYGYTYSKPIIVIKGLKGMPEPFIGKYMDNKKKVKIIGVNSAKNAVELAFKLIKKK is encoded by the coding sequence ATGAAAAAATTAATTAGTGTTATCGGCCACGATAAATACGCAAAAAGAATTCATTTAAAGATTGCTGAAAGGGTTGGGAAGGAAATTGCTTTAAGGGGCGGTATTGTATTATGTGGCGGAAAGAATAGAGGCGTAGCTAATGCTGTTGCAAAAGGAGCGAAGCAAAATGGAGGGTTGTCTATTGGGATATCTCCAGATTCCGATTTAACAAATGTCAGTAAATACATAGATATACCAATTTTAACTGGTGTAGGATTTGCCAGAAATCAAATAATTGCCTTTTCGGCCGATGCAATAATATCAATTGGTGGAGGAGTTGGAACTTTTTGTGAGATGGCTTATGGATATACGTACTCTAAACCAATAATAGTTATAAAGGGTCTCAAAGGAATGCCAGAGCCTTTTATTGGGAAATATATGGATAATAAGAAAAAAGTGAAGATTATTGGTGTCAATAGTGCCAAAAATGCAGTTGAACTTGCTTTTAAGTTGATAAAGAAGAAATAA